The following proteins are encoded in a genomic region of Pseudodesulfovibrio mercurii:
- a CDS encoding SLC13 family permease: protein MIHFLREKRWFFLTLALQAAMLLLPAPEGVTPEGWRVLVMTVGATILFITEPIPLPAVALLIVLGQVFLLGLDSSLVAKSLMKDSVLFIMGSLMLAVALVKQKLDKRLALLIIRVTGSNTYSIAFGISVFSGLLASFIGEHTVAAMMLPVALSLVQLATDDQNQQRALAVLFLFSISYACAMAGIGTPSGGARNAIMIDYLRDFFYAPDDPATFHYSVSYLHWMIYAYPIFLIQLPLMHLILRRTFRTDLHDLGPAVEKLKEQVGSEGALTGRHYVAIALFLLTLTGWVGFSSRFGMGTIALLGAVLFLVTGLVRWQDLNSGVNWGVVLLYAAAISLGVQMRDTGAAAWVAGMFMDALAPFGLNSGLGLLAAVMLLTTFITNTMSNGAAVAVLGPIVLTIALATETNPLAVGMVTAISSAFAYFTVIGTPASTIVYSSGYLRPSDFMKVGWRMALMSFIVLLTASKLYWPIIGL, encoded by the coding sequence GTGATCCATTTTCTGCGCGAAAAACGGTGGTTTTTCCTCACCCTGGCCCTTCAGGCCGCCATGCTGCTCCTGCCCGCGCCCGAAGGCGTCACGCCCGAGGGCTGGCGCGTGCTGGTCATGACCGTGGGCGCGACCATCCTGTTCATCACCGAGCCCATCCCCCTGCCCGCCGTGGCCCTGCTCATCGTTCTGGGCCAGGTCTTCCTCCTGGGCCTGGACTCCTCCCTGGTGGCCAAGTCCCTGATGAAGGACTCGGTCCTGTTCATCATGGGCTCCCTCATGCTCGCCGTGGCCCTGGTCAAACAGAAACTCGACAAGCGGTTGGCCCTGCTGATCATCCGGGTCACGGGCTCCAACACCTACTCCATCGCCTTCGGCATCTCCGTGTTCTCCGGCCTGCTCGCCTCCTTCATCGGCGAACACACCGTGGCCGCCATGATGCTGCCCGTGGCCCTGTCCCTGGTCCAGCTGGCCACCGACGACCAGAACCAACAGCGCGCCCTGGCCGTGCTCTTCCTCTTTTCCATCTCCTACGCCTGCGCCATGGCCGGCATCGGCACCCCGTCGGGCGGCGCGCGCAACGCCATCATGATCGACTACCTGCGCGACTTCTTCTACGCCCCGGACGACCCGGCCACCTTCCACTACTCCGTCTCCTACCTGCACTGGATGATCTACGCCTACCCCATCTTCCTCATCCAGCTGCCGCTCATGCACCTCATCCTGCGCCGCACCTTCAGGACCGACCTGCACGACCTCGGCCCGGCCGTGGAAAAACTCAAGGAACAGGTGGGCAGCGAAGGGGCCCTGACCGGCCGCCACTACGTGGCCATCGCCCTCTTTCTCCTGACCCTGACCGGCTGGGTGGGCTTCTCCTCCCGCTTCGGCATGGGCACCATCGCCCTGCTCGGCGCGGTCCTCTTCCTGGTCACCGGCCTGGTCCGCTGGCAGGACCTCAACTCCGGCGTCAACTGGGGCGTGGTCCTGCTCTACGCCGCCGCCATCTCCCTCGGCGTCCAGATGCGCGACACCGGCGCGGCCGCCTGGGTCGCGGGCATGTTCATGGACGCGCTCGCCCCCTTCGGCCTCAACTCCGGCCTCGGCCTGCTCGCCGCCGTCATGCTCCTGACCACCTTCATCACCAATACCATGAGCAACGGCGCGGCCGTGGCCGTGCTCGGACCCATCGTCCTGACCATCGCCCTGGCCACCGAGACCAACCCCCTGGCCGTGGGCATGGTCACCGCCATATCCAGCGCCTTCGCCTACTTCACCGTCATCGGCACCCCGGCCTCGACCATCGTCTACTCCTCGGGCTACCTGCGCCCCTCGGATTTCATGAAAGTGGGCTGGCGCATGGCCCTCATGTCCTTTATCGTGCTCCTGACGGCATCCAAACTGTACTGGCCGATCATAGGCCTCTAG
- the murJ gene encoding murein biosynthesis integral membrane protein MurJ, producing the protein MSDHGRRIARNAAVVAGATLVSRILGFVRDIIVAFALGAGLFADAFFVAFRIPNLLRRLFGEGSLTMAFIPIYSRLLEEEGEAAAQAMARSAMAWLAVVLVAITVVVELLARPLTMAIAPGFLDNLEQFAVTVDLVRICFPYVVLICGVALCMGILNSRNHFLAPALAPVALNLALIGAALFGWFAGFNVAYCMAYGVLVGGAAQWLLQQPFLRRTGFSWRGPWSWRNQGVARMGMLMLPTVFGAAVYQLNIVLGTLLASFLPVGSVSYLYYADRLVQFPLGVFGIAISTAALPSLSRLAAKGEMEEYDEALSASLGLTLFISLPAAAGLIGLAGPVIGLLFERGAFTPEAVTATANALVAYSAGLPFIALSRPLVAGFYALEDTRTPVKIAVLCLAANIGLGVLLMQFLAHVGLALAVSASSLLNFALLYVLLARKRGTSPMPLGAALRILLLSALIGGGAYLSASWHPWWVLLIPVWVAVYMFLALTLGLKEARLFADMFRSRMRRKLAGTR; encoded by the coding sequence GTGAGCGATCACGGCAGGCGCATAGCCCGGAACGCGGCGGTGGTGGCGGGAGCCACCCTGGTCTCGCGCATATTGGGGTTCGTCAGGGACATCATCGTGGCCTTCGCCCTGGGCGCGGGGCTGTTCGCGGACGCCTTTTTCGTGGCCTTCCGCATCCCGAACCTGCTGCGGCGGCTGTTCGGCGAGGGCTCGCTGACCATGGCCTTCATCCCCATCTATTCCCGGCTGCTGGAGGAGGAGGGGGAGGCGGCGGCCCAGGCCATGGCCCGGTCCGCCATGGCCTGGCTGGCCGTGGTGCTCGTGGCCATCACCGTGGTGGTGGAGCTGCTGGCGCGCCCGCTGACCATGGCCATCGCGCCGGGATTCCTGGACAACCTGGAGCAGTTCGCGGTCACCGTGGACCTGGTGCGCATCTGCTTCCCCTATGTGGTGCTCATCTGCGGGGTGGCCCTGTGCATGGGCATCCTCAACTCGCGCAACCATTTCCTGGCCCCGGCCCTGGCCCCGGTGGCCCTGAACCTGGCCCTCATAGGCGCGGCCCTGTTCGGCTGGTTCGCGGGGTTCAACGTGGCCTACTGCATGGCCTACGGCGTGCTCGTCGGCGGCGCGGCCCAGTGGCTGCTGCAACAGCCCTTCCTGCGCCGCACCGGGTTCTCCTGGCGCGGACCGTGGTCCTGGCGCAACCAGGGCGTGGCGCGCATGGGCATGCTCATGCTGCCCACGGTCTTCGGCGCGGCCGTGTACCAGCTGAACATCGTGCTCGGCACCCTGCTGGCCTCGTTCCTGCCGGTGGGGTCCGTGTCCTATCTGTATTACGCGGACCGGCTGGTCCAGTTCCCGCTGGGGGTGTTCGGCATCGCCATCAGCACGGCGGCCCTGCCGTCCCTGTCCAGGCTGGCGGCCAAGGGCGAGATGGAGGAGTACGACGAGGCGTTGTCCGCGTCGCTCGGGCTGACCCTGTTCATCAGCCTGCCGGCGGCGGCCGGGCTCATCGGCCTGGCCGGGCCGGTCATCGGCCTGCTCTTCGAGCGCGGGGCGTTCACGCCCGAGGCGGTGACCGCCACGGCCAACGCCCTGGTGGCCTACTCCGCGGGGCTGCCGTTCATCGCCCTGTCGCGGCCCCTGGTGGCCGGGTTCTACGCCCTGGAGGACACGCGCACCCCGGTCAAGATCGCGGTCCTCTGCCTGGCGGCCAACATCGGGTTGGGCGTGCTGCTCATGCAGTTCCTGGCCCACGTGGGGCTGGCCCTGGCCGTGAGCGCCTCCTCCCTGCTGAACTTCGCGCTGCTCTATGTCCTGCTGGCCCGCAAGCGCGGCACGTCGCCCATGCCGCTCGGCGCGGCCCTGCGCATCCTGCTGCTGTCCGCGCTCATCGGCGGGGGCGCCTACCTCAGCGCGAGCTGGCACCCGTGGTGGGTCCTGCTCATCCCGGTCTGGGTGGCGGTCTACATGTTCCTGGCCCTGACCCTCGGTCTGAAGGAGGCCCGCCTGTTCGCGGACATGTTCCGCTCCCGGATGCGGCGCAAGCTCGCGGGGACCCGATGA
- a CDS encoding C-GCAxxG-C-C family (seleno)protein: MANDFVKNRLLELFGDRKFLCAESVLQVVAEAGGRECRDAVRAATGFCSGVSRSRGQCGAVSGAIMGLGLYAGRGEPGEDHESCYALVQELLSRFEDRYGSTNCFELIQCDFADPDDQARYRRENLRLECYRMAVFAAETALSILREHGYLPDEADFVKSRLAPCGLVCGTCAAFAHGPIQRAAGELRDRLGPNFAAYAERFAAMNPAFAGYPDFAALLDFLAEGSCTGCREQGCLFQACKVADCAGAHGVDYCFQCASFPCDEHGLPDRLAAIWRKNNERMRESGPAAWYRKLKDKPRYP, translated from the coding sequence ATGGCGAACGATTTCGTGAAAAACCGGCTCCTGGAGCTGTTCGGCGACCGGAAATTCCTGTGCGCGGAGTCCGTGCTCCAGGTCGTGGCCGAGGCCGGGGGCCGGGAATGCCGGGACGCGGTCCGCGCGGCCACGGGCTTTTGCAGCGGCGTGTCGCGCTCGCGCGGCCAGTGCGGGGCCGTGTCCGGGGCGATCATGGGCCTGGGGCTGTACGCCGGGCGCGGCGAGCCGGGCGAGGACCACGAGTCCTGCTACGCCCTGGTCCAGGAGCTGCTCTCGCGGTTCGAGGACCGCTACGGGTCCACCAACTGCTTCGAGCTGATCCAGTGCGACTTCGCCGACCCGGACGACCAGGCGCGCTACCGCCGGGAGAACCTGCGCCTGGAGTGCTACCGCATGGCCGTGTTCGCGGCCGAGACCGCCCTTTCCATTCTCCGGGAACACGGCTACCTTCCGGACGAGGCCGACTTCGTCAAATCGAGGCTGGCCCCGTGCGGTCTGGTCTGCGGCACCTGCGCGGCCTTTGCCCATGGTCCCATACAACGGGCCGCCGGGGAGCTGCGCGACCGGCTCGGGCCGAACTTCGCGGCCTACGCCGAGCGGTTCGCGGCCATGAACCCGGCCTTTGCCGGATACCCGGACTTCGCCGCGCTGCTCGACTTCCTGGCCGAGGGGTCGTGCACCGGGTGCCGGGAGCAGGGCTGCCTGTTCCAGGCCTGCAAGGTGGCCGACTGCGCCGGGGCGCACGGCGTGGACTACTGTTTCCAGTGCGCGAGCTTCCCCTGCGACGAACACGGCCTGCCGGACCGGCTGGCCGCCATCTGGCGGAAGAACAACGAGCGGATGCGCGAGAGCGGCCCGGCGGCATGGTATCGGAAACTCAAGGATAAGCCGAGATATCCATAA
- a CDS encoding universal stress protein, giving the protein MTQDDKLRILICIGGGPEAYAGLRYAVRLSKTSCADITLLYVRPLDSGLNSGGLEVRVARENVLDWGLELPGLRQLKRARDILVELGEIEPGHSREWKYREITGDPAGEYVRDYENPCGGLVSLRLRTAADVTTAVSDEAKRFNADVVIVGASPEPLTGLKKLFSRKPLALRIAAHVRCSVILARNLEPGRNHLVCVQDTDQSRAMLPMVSRYFQSCQYPVSILSVAPTEADLASAQKAAQEAAEILGKLGTTPAEILVEVGDPVETITTIGYDFSLILASESLKPWFAKGFSVSHEVAEKARNSVMIVK; this is encoded by the coding sequence ATGACCCAGGACGACAAACTGCGAATCCTCATCTGCATCGGCGGCGGACCCGAAGCCTACGCCGGACTGCGCTACGCCGTCCGACTAAGCAAAACCTCCTGCGCCGACATCACCCTGCTCTACGTCCGCCCCCTGGACAGCGGCCTCAACTCCGGCGGCCTCGAAGTGCGCGTGGCCCGCGAAAACGTCCTGGACTGGGGCCTGGAACTGCCCGGACTGCGCCAGCTTAAACGCGCCCGCGACATCCTCGTGGAACTGGGCGAGATCGAACCCGGCCACAGCCGCGAATGGAAATACCGCGAAATCACGGGCGACCCGGCAGGCGAATACGTCCGCGACTACGAAAACCCCTGCGGCGGCCTCGTCTCGCTCCGCCTGCGCACCGCCGCCGACGTGACCACCGCCGTGTCCGACGAGGCCAAACGGTTCAACGCCGACGTGGTCATCGTGGGCGCGTCCCCCGAACCCCTGACCGGCCTCAAGAAACTCTTCTCCCGCAAACCCCTCGCCCTCCGGATCGCCGCCCACGTCCGCTGCTCCGTCATCCTCGCCCGCAACCTCGAACCCGGCCGCAACCACCTCGTCTGCGTCCAGGATACCGACCAGTCCCGGGCCATGCTCCCCATGGTCAGCCGCTACTTCCAGTCCTGCCAATACCCCGTGTCCATCCTGTCCGTGGCCCCCACCGAGGCCGACCTCGCCTCGGCCCAAAAAGCCGCCCAGGAAGCCGCCGAAATCCTCGGCAAACTCGGCACCACCCCCGCCGAAATCCTCGTCGAAGTCGGCGACCCCGTCGAAACCATCACCACCATCGGCTACGACTTCTCCCTCATCCTCGCCTCCGAATCCCTCAAACCCTGGTTCGCCAAAGGCTTCAGCGTCTCCCACGAAGTCGCCGAAAAAGCCCGCAACTCCGTCATGATCGTGAAATAA
- a CDS encoding tRNA1(Val) (adenine(37)-N6)-methyltransferase, translated as MSPVDSRAILERRAYFPRGLVQPGGGYRFSLDSLLLAAFANVTRGQTGLDLGCGCGVVALGLLLRQPGLRLAGVELNPLSVRAAEENAASLHFSDKLSIIQGDVADWQPDGVVDFVVANPPYRKLGKGRPSADEERRAARFEATGTFAAFARCAALALKTRGRFTFVHLPERLAELLADLAGAGLTPKRMRLVHGKPDQEARMILVEAVKAAAQGLRVEPPLILHEGEGKGTRLSGQALEFCPFLACNPKEGE; from the coding sequence ATGAGCCCCGTGGACAGCCGGGCGATCCTCGAGCGGCGCGCCTATTTCCCGCGCGGCCTGGTCCAGCCCGGGGGCGGCTACCGCTTCTCCCTGGACTCCCTGCTCCTGGCCGCCTTCGCCAACGTCACGCGCGGCCAGACCGGCCTGGACCTGGGCTGCGGCTGCGGGGTGGTGGCCCTGGGACTGCTCCTTCGTCAGCCAGGACTGCGCCTCGCCGGGGTGGAGCTGAACCCGCTGTCCGTCAGGGCCGCCGAGGAAAACGCGGCCAGCCTGCACTTTTCCGACAAGTTATCGATAATCCAGGGCGACGTGGCCGACTGGCAGCCCGACGGGGTGGTGGATTTCGTGGTGGCCAACCCACCCTACCGCAAGCTCGGCAAGGGGCGGCCAAGCGCGGACGAGGAACGGAGGGCCGCCCGGTTCGAAGCGACCGGGACCTTCGCCGCCTTTGCCCGGTGCGCGGCCCTGGCCCTGAAGACGCGGGGCCGGTTCACCTTCGTGCACCTGCCCGAGCGGCTGGCCGAACTCCTGGCCGACCTGGCCGGGGCCGGGCTGACCCCCAAGCGGATGCGCCTGGTCCACGGCAAGCCGGACCAGGAGGCGCGCATGATCCTGGTGGAGGCGGTCAAGGCGGCCGCCCAGGGGTTGCGGGTGGAGCCGCCCCTGATCCTGCATGAAGGGGAGGGCAAGGGGACCCGCCTGAGCGGCCAGGCCCTCGAATTCTGCCCGTTCCTGGCCTGCAACCCCAAAGAAGGTGAGTAG
- a CDS encoding efflux RND transporter periplasmic adaptor subunit: protein MNILSVVLFATVLAACGQDAPVVVKKGAGYEPGATVVAERAVLPRLFDAVGTVQAKTDVRVEAQVTGRVLEVLVRPGDRVAKGDRLVVLDSRASQTRLERSKQALFSARSQVAQARDGLASAKAAYTKSESTYRRMSQLFEQKVVTAEEVEKAESAYLQAKAALSRAEQGVAGAEAQAREADKVVQEADIDLGYTTIMAQEPGEVARRLVEPGDLAFPNKELLTLHTGGSMHLEAMVREALIGRIKLGDSLSVIITALNDKEPLAGVVQEIEPLADPVTRSFLVKVRLPERPGLYPGMFGRLLVPLGERETVLVPKDAVRRVGQLETVMVRSGETWHPVYVRTGETVGGKVEILSGLSGGETVGLTTEGAR, encoded by the coding sequence ATGAACATATTGTCGGTCGTTCTGTTTGCGACGGTGCTGGCTGCCTGCGGGCAGGACGCGCCGGTGGTGGTCAAGAAGGGTGCGGGGTACGAGCCCGGGGCCACGGTCGTGGCCGAGCGGGCGGTGTTGCCGCGTCTGTTCGACGCCGTGGGCACGGTCCAGGCCAAGACCGACGTCCGGGTGGAGGCCCAGGTCACGGGTCGGGTGCTCGAGGTGCTGGTCCGGCCCGGCGACCGTGTGGCCAAGGGCGACAGGCTGGTGGTGTTGGACAGCCGCGCGTCCCAGACCCGGCTGGAGCGGTCCAAGCAGGCGTTGTTTTCGGCCCGCAGCCAGGTGGCCCAGGCGCGCGACGGGCTGGCCTCGGCCAAGGCCGCGTACACCAAGTCCGAGTCCACGTATCGGCGCATGAGCCAGCTTTTCGAGCAGAAGGTGGTCACGGCCGAGGAAGTGGAGAAGGCCGAGTCCGCCTATTTGCAGGCCAAGGCGGCGTTAAGCCGGGCCGAGCAGGGCGTGGCCGGGGCCGAGGCCCAGGCGCGCGAGGCGGACAAGGTGGTCCAGGAGGCCGACATCGACCTCGGGTACACGACCATCATGGCCCAGGAGCCGGGCGAGGTGGCCAGGCGGCTGGTGGAGCCGGGCGACCTGGCCTTTCCCAACAAGGAACTTTTGACCCTGCACACGGGCGGGTCCATGCATCTTGAGGCCATGGTCCGCGAGGCGCTCATCGGGCGCATCAAGCTCGGCGACTCCCTGTCCGTGATCATCACCGCCCTGAACGACAAGGAGCCGCTGGCCGGCGTGGTCCAGGAGATCGAGCCCCTGGCCGATCCCGTGACCCGCTCCTTCCTGGTCAAGGTCCGGCTGCCCGAGCGGCCCGGCCTGTATCCCGGCATGTTCGGGCGGCTCCTGGTGCCGCTGGGCGAGCGCGAGACCGTGCTGGTGCCGAAGGACGCGGTCCGCCGCGTGGGCCAGCTCGAGACCGTCATGGTCCGGAGCGGCGAAACCTGGCATCCGGTCTACGTGCGCACGGGCGAGACCGTGGGCGGCAAGGTCGAGATCCTGTCCGGCCTGTCCGGCGGCGAGACCGTGGGGCTGACCACGGAGGGAGCCCGCTGA
- the mutM gene encoding bifunctional DNA-formamidopyrimidine glycosylase/DNA-(apurinic or apyrimidinic site) lyase: MPELPEVEVIARGLDASVTGRTIESVEVPGLTRLSEPEETLVPKVLGRTITHVRRRAKVLLVELDNGSTLAFHLKMTGRVVHGPKRAAQRHDRILFHLDDGSMLYFADMRKFGYVRCFAADELDCWDFLCKAGPEPLETAPEALAERVTGRNCAIKALLLNQSVVAGVGNIYADESLFRAGINPETRGSRVGRDRAVRLFTALQAVLRQAIAENGSSISDYVNAHGDAGAFQNSFNVYGRKGEPCRACGETLRAVTVAGRTSTFCPRCQRRR, encoded by the coding sequence ATGCCGGAACTACCTGAAGTGGAAGTAATTGCGCGCGGGCTGGACGCGTCGGTGACGGGCCGGACCATCGAGTCGGTGGAGGTGCCTGGCCTGACGCGTTTGAGCGAGCCCGAGGAGACCCTGGTGCCCAAGGTGCTGGGGCGGACGATCACGCACGTGCGGCGGCGGGCCAAGGTGTTGCTGGTGGAGCTGGACAACGGGTCCACGCTGGCCTTTCATCTGAAGATGACCGGGCGCGTGGTGCACGGGCCGAAGCGCGCGGCGCAGCGGCACGACCGGATCCTGTTTCATCTGGACGACGGGTCCATGTTGTATTTCGCGGACATGCGCAAGTTCGGGTATGTGCGGTGTTTTGCGGCGGACGAGCTGGATTGCTGGGATTTCCTGTGCAAGGCCGGCCCCGAGCCGTTGGAGACCGCGCCCGAGGCGCTGGCCGAGCGGGTGACCGGGCGCAACTGCGCGATCAAGGCGCTGCTGCTCAACCAGTCGGTGGTGGCGGGCGTGGGCAACATCTATGCGGACGAGTCCCTGTTCCGGGCGGGCATCAACCCCGAGACCCGGGGCAGCCGGGTGGGCCGGGACCGGGCGGTCAGGCTGTTCACGGCATTGCAGGCGGTGCTGCGGCAGGCCATTGCCGAGAACGGGAGCTCCATCTCGGACTATGTCAACGCGCACGGCGACGCCGGGGCGTTCCAGAACAGCTTCAACGTGTACGGCCGCAAGGGCGAGCCGTGCCGGGCCTGCGGCGAGACGCTCAGGGCCGTGACCGTGGCGGGCAGGACCTCCACCTTCTGCCCCAGATGCCAGCGCAGGCGCTGA
- a CDS encoding efflux RND transporter permease subunit: MQPDQSRVRGALPSFVRYFLTSQMSIILALASLLVGVAAILVTPREEEPQIVVPMADVMVQVPGASAEEVEKLVTTPLERLLWQIDGVEYVYSTSSKDQTAVTVRFYVGENREDSLIKLYNTIMKNQDLVPSVVSGWVVKPVEIDDVPIVTLTLHADHDHAGRYTDFDLRRMAEELFHRLAEVEDVSRVRLYSGRSREVRVELHPDRMAGFHVSPQEIAKALRGADSSLAAGHFMAGDRDTPVVSESFLLSAEDAASLVVGVFDDKPVYLRDVADIIDGPAEPASYSRIGFSDLYMTERGKKPEDVSRPAVTIGLSKKKGVNAVGVAEAVINRAHELERDVLPEGVTLTVTRDYGATAHAKVNDLLSSLLFAIVTVIALLAFTLGWREALVVALAVPMSFSLALFVNYLMGYTINRVTLFALILSLGLVVDDPITNVDNIQRHIRMGLRDPLEATLAAVKEVLPPVILSTLAIIVSFAPLFFITGMMGPYMAPMAANVPLTVSFSTVAALTVVPWMAYLLLRNRKFKTAPVSDGAAQKGTRLQRWYGAIITPFLNKTRNRWLLLFGILAGLGLCGALVLMRLVPLKMLPFDNKNEFQILVDMPEGTTLERTDRAVRDFEAYLRTVPEVTDFVTYSGQPSPMDFNGMVRHYYWREQPNLADIRVNLKDKSERSMQSHAIGLRLRNDLQAIADRNHVRMKLVETPPGPPVIATLTAEIYGTPGMDYRSLIQGARHVEKTMGTLPGLVDLDDSSETDRTMYDFVLDKEKAALHGVTTADVVETLRLALSGSTPANVHLPNERQPLPVRLVLPVGLRTGPDTLGELRMKTASGAMVPLAELGSFRQVPAEQPIYHKNLQRVAYVYAETAGIPPGEAVLDLQSMLGKDPLQPGLTTQWAGEGEWKITLDVFRDLGLAFAAALVGIFILLVGQTGSFIMPTLIMSAIPLTLLGILPGFWLLNLIAGTTVGGFGDPVFFTATSMIGMIALGGIVIRNSLVLIEFIQSEVKDGKPLKEAIVRSGAVRMRPIVLTALTTALGAWPITLDPIFSGLAWALIFGLVASTLFTLVVVPSGYYALYGGKETAK; encoded by the coding sequence ATGCAGCCCGATCAATCCAGGGTCCGGGGCGCGCTGCCGTCCTTTGTCCGCTATTTCCTGACCTCGCAGATGTCCATCATCCTGGCCCTGGCCTCGCTCCTGGTGGGCGTGGCCGCCATCCTGGTCACCCCGCGCGAGGAGGAGCCGCAGATCGTGGTCCCCATGGCCGACGTCATGGTCCAGGTGCCGGGCGCCTCCGCCGAGGAGGTGGAGAAGCTCGTGACCACGCCGCTGGAGCGGCTGCTCTGGCAGATCGACGGGGTGGAGTACGTCTACTCCACGTCGAGCAAGGACCAGACCGCCGTGACCGTGCGCTTCTATGTGGGCGAGAACCGCGAGGACTCGCTCATCAAGCTGTACAACACCATCATGAAGAACCAGGACCTGGTCCCGTCCGTGGTCTCGGGCTGGGTGGTCAAGCCGGTGGAGATCGACGACGTGCCCATCGTCACCCTGACCCTGCACGCCGACCACGACCACGCGGGCCGGTACACGGACTTCGACCTGCGGCGCATGGCCGAGGAGCTGTTCCACCGGCTGGCCGAGGTCGAGGACGTCTCGCGCGTGCGCCTGTATTCGGGCCGCTCGCGCGAGGTGCGCGTGGAGTTGCACCCGGACCGCATGGCCGGGTTCCACGTCTCGCCCCAGGAGATCGCCAAGGCCCTCAGGGGCGCGGACAGCTCCCTGGCCGCCGGGCACTTCATGGCCGGGGACAGGGACACCCCGGTGGTCAGCGAATCCTTCCTGCTGTCCGCCGAGGACGCCGCCTCCCTGGTGGTCGGCGTGTTCGACGACAAGCCCGTGTACCTGCGCGACGTGGCCGACATCATCGACGGTCCGGCAGAACCGGCCAGCTATTCGCGCATCGGCTTTTCCGACCTGTACATGACCGAGCGGGGCAAGAAGCCCGAGGACGTGTCCCGGCCCGCCGTGACCATCGGGCTGTCCAAGAAAAAGGGCGTCAACGCCGTGGGCGTGGCCGAAGCGGTCATCAATCGCGCCCATGAGCTCGAACGCGACGTCCTGCCCGAGGGCGTGACCCTGACCGTGACCCGCGACTACGGGGCCACGGCCCACGCCAAGGTCAACGACCTGCTCTCCTCCCTGCTCTTCGCCATCGTCACGGTCATCGCCCTGCTCGCCTTCACCCTGGGCTGGCGCGAGGCCCTGGTGGTCGCCCTGGCCGTGCCCATGAGCTTCTCGCTCGCCCTGTTCGTCAACTATCTCATGGGCTACACCATCAACCGCGTGACCCTGTTCGCCCTGATTCTCTCCCTGGGGCTGGTGGTGGACGACCCCATCACCAACGTGGACAACATCCAGCGGCACATCCGCATGGGGCTGCGCGACCCGCTCGAGGCCACCCTGGCCGCCGTGAAGGAGGTCCTGCCCCCGGTCATCCTGTCCACCCTGGCCATCATCGTCTCCTTTGCGCCGCTCTTCTTCATCACCGGCATGATGGGCCCGTACATGGCCCCCATGGCCGCCAACGTGCCCCTGACCGTGTCCTTCTCCACAGTGGCCGCCCTGACTGTGGTCCCGTGGATGGCCTACCTGCTGCTGCGCAACCGCAAGTTCAAGACCGCCCCCGTCTCGGACGGGGCCGCCCAAAAAGGCACTCGGCTCCAGCGCTGGTACGGCGCGATCATCACCCCGTTCCTGAACAAAACGCGCAACCGCTGGCTGCTCCTGTTCGGCATCCTGGCCGGGCTCGGCCTGTGCGGGGCCCTCGTGCTCATGCGGTTGGTGCCCCTCAAGATGCTGCCCTTCGACAACAAGAACGAGTTCCAGATCCTCGTGGACATGCCCGAAGGGACCACCCTGGAGCGGACCGACCGGGCCGTGCGCGACTTCGAGGCGTATCTTCGCACCGTGCCCGAGGTGACCGACTTCGTGACCTACTCGGGCCAGCCCTCGCCCATGGACTTCAACGGCATGGTCCGCCACTACTACTGGCGCGAACAGCCCAACCTCGCGGACATCCGCGTCAACCTGAAGGACAAGTCCGAGCGTTCCATGCAGTCCCACGCCATCGGCCTGCGGTTGCGCAATGATCTCCAGGCCATCGCCGACAGGAACCACGTGCGCATGAAGCTCGTCGAAACCCCGCCCGGCCCGCCGGTCATCGCCACACTCACGGCCGAGATCTACGGCACGCCCGGCATGGACTACCGCTCCCTGATCCAGGGCGCGCGCCACGTGGAAAAAACCATGGGGACCCTGCCCGGCCTGGTGGACCTGGACGACTCCTCCGAGACCGACCGGACCATGTACGACTTCGTCCTGGACAAGGAAAAGGCCGCGCTGCACGGCGTGACCACCGCCGACGTGGTCGAGACCCTGCGCCTGGCCCTGTCCGGCTCCACCCCGGCCAACGTGCACCTGCCCAACGAGCGCCAGCCCCTGCCCGTGCGCCTGGTCCTGCCCGTGGGGTTGCGCACCGGCCCCGACACCCTCGGCGAACTGCGCATGAAGACCGCCTCCGGGGCCATGGTCCCCCTGGCCGAACTCGGCTCCTTCCGCCAGGTCCCGGCCGAACAGCCCATCTATCACAAGAACCTCCAGCGCGTGGCCTACGTCTACGCCGAAACCGCGGGCATCCCGCCCGGAGAAGCCGTCCTGGACCTCCAGTCCATGCTCGGGAAAGACCCCCTGCAACCCGGCCTGACCACCCAGTGGGCGGGCGAGGGCGAATGGAAGATCACCCTCGACGTGTTCCGCGACCTCGGCCTGGCCTTCGCCGCCGCCCTCGTCGGCATCTTCATCCTGCTCGTGGGACAGACCGGCTCCTTCATCATGCCCACCCTGATCATGTCCGCCATCCCGCTCACCCTGCTCGGCATCCTGCCCGGCTTCTGGCTGCTCAACCTTATCGCGGGCACCACGGTCGGCGGGTTCGGCGACCCGGTCTTCTTCACCGCCACCTCCATGATCGGCATGATCGCGCTGGGCGGCATCGTCATCCGCAACTCGCTCGTGCTCATCGAGTTCATCCAGTCCGAGGTCAAGGACGGCAAACCCCTCAAGGAGGCCATCGTCCGGTCCGGCGCCGTGCGCATGCGACCCATCGTGCTCACCGCCCTGACCACCGCCCTCGGCGCCTGGCCCATCACCCTCGACCCCATCTTCTCCGGCCTCGCCTGGGCCCTCATCTTCGGCCTGGTGGCATCGACCCTGTTCACCCTGGTCGTCGTGCCCAGCGGCTATTACGCGCTGTACGGCGGCAAGGAGACGGCGAAGTAG